A portion of the Rhodanobacter sp. AS-Z3 genome contains these proteins:
- a CDS encoding helix-turn-helix transcriptional regulator has product MHTIPLRHFCMSIAANLVRLRKFQNLTQNDLADLAGLHVNQVRRYEAGNAQPSLDGLKKIALALHVSLDELVFDPNERGPHNARLALLFEAVSNLPADELHVVQAVLDGLIVKNRTKQLAAMHS; this is encoded by the coding sequence ATGCACACCATCCCCTTACGACATTTCTGCATGAGCATTGCCGCCAACCTGGTGCGCCTGCGCAAGTTCCAGAACCTGACCCAGAACGACCTTGCCGATCTGGCCGGGCTGCACGTCAATCAGGTGCGCCGGTACGAAGCCGGTAACGCCCAGCCGTCGCTCGATGGTTTGAAGAAGATCGCGCTGGCGTTGCACGTGTCGCTCGATGAGCTGGTTTTCGATCCCAACGAACGTGGCCCGCATAACGCACGTCTGGCGCTCTTGTTTGAAGCCGTCTCCAACCTGCCGGCGGACGAGCTGCACGTGGTGCAGGCGGTGCTCGATGGCCTGATCGTCAAGAACCGCACCAAGCAACTCGCCGCCATGCATTCGTAG